The Halomicronema hongdechloris C2206 genome includes a window with the following:
- a CDS encoding tetratricopeptide repeat protein: MALKRNRWLVGGVLVVALGALLALSLLPIIGSIGDTPVTSNSSASQPTNEEARAELESRAKGYELVLEREPDNQTALRGLLETRIQLGDMEGVLAPLEKLAELNPDVSDYRILLGQTRQRLGDLEGAAQAYREVLDKTPGNMNALQGLVVLLLQQERPQAAIGLLQDTLKLTEADDSSNQIDKISVQLLLGQVYVEEARYEEALDLYDQAIAAAGQDFRPVLAKALVLKEMGQPEEAQALFDQALAMAPDRFQDQIEQLAAGGSEPADTLEAPAPEADSSGAAAGNE, encoded by the coding sequence GTGGCTCTAAAACGCAACCGCTGGTTGGTAGGCGGTGTTCTTGTCGTGGCCTTGGGCGCCCTGTTGGCCCTATCTCTGCTCCCCATCATCGGCAGCATAGGCGACACTCCCGTCACCAGTAACAGTTCCGCTTCACAGCCGACTAATGAAGAGGCTCGGGCTGAATTGGAGAGTCGGGCCAAAGGTTACGAATTGGTGCTAGAACGGGAACCTGACAATCAAACTGCCCTACGGGGACTGCTAGAGACTCGGATCCAGCTCGGTGATATGGAAGGGGTATTAGCCCCCCTAGAGAAACTGGCTGAACTCAATCCCGATGTCAGTGACTATCGCATTCTCCTCGGGCAGACCCGCCAACGTCTCGGCGACCTAGAAGGCGCTGCCCAAGCCTACCGGGAGGTGCTGGATAAAACCCCCGGTAACATGAATGCCCTGCAGGGCCTAGTGGTCTTGCTGCTGCAGCAAGAGCGTCCCCAGGCTGCCATTGGGTTGTTGCAAGATACTCTGAAGCTGACCGAGGCAGATGACTCTTCCAACCAAATCGACAAAATTTCAGTGCAACTGCTCCTCGGGCAGGTCTATGTGGAAGAAGCCCGCTATGAGGAAGCCCTAGACCTCTACGACCAAGCCATAGCAGCCGCTGGCCAAGACTTTCGGCCTGTATTAGCCAAAGCCCTGGTGCTGAAGGAAATGGGCCAACCCGAAGAGGCACAGGCTCTATTTGATCAAGCCTTGGCCATGGCTCCCGATCGATTCCAGGACCAAATCGAACAACTGGCTGCGGGCGGATCCGAGCCAGCCGACACCCTAGAAGCTCCTGCCCCAGAGGCCGACAGTTCTGGTGCGGCTGCAGGTAATGAGTGA
- the ltrA gene encoding group II intron reverse transcriptase/maturase, which translates to MKLMREWRTIPWRKLERKVFKLQTRIFKASHRGDVKAVRRLQKTLIRSWSAKSLAVRRVSQDNQGKRTAGVDGIKSLTPEQRLELVSQLRLLGRAKPTRRVWIPKPGGKAEKRPLGIPTLADRALQALVKLALEPEWEARFEANSYGFRPGRGCHDAIEAIYNGILLKAKYVLDADISKCFDQIDQDALLAKINTFATLRRQIRAWLKSGVWDQGQWFATTTGTPQGGVLSPLLANIALHGMETLIKQAFPKTWDAQMKGHIQPPHLIRYADDFVVFHADLTIVQQCQQILVEWLAQMGLTLHPEKTRITHTLHPHEGHIGFDFLGFTVRQFPAGKHHTAHNAYGTPLGFKTLIQPSRTSIQRHQQKLKQILQRHQAATQSQLIDALNPVIIGWSNYFSTGVSSHAYQGLDNWLYIQLKNWATHRHPRKSQHWIAHRYWLIDRDEGWTFAASTPEGIQRLARHSHTAIQRHIKVQGQRSVFDADWIYWSTRMGRHPQVNQRVARLLKRQQGKCAVCHLFFKDRDLLEIDHFIPRAQGGKDEINNLQLLHRHCHDVKSANDSR; encoded by the coding sequence ATGAAACTGATGAGGGAATGGAGAACAATCCCTTGGCGAAAGCTAGAGCGGAAAGTTTTTAAGCTGCAAACGCGTATATTCAAAGCCTCACATCGTGGCGATGTCAAAGCAGTCCGGCGACTCCAGAAAACGTTAATCCGGTCATGGTCAGCTAAGAGTCTAGCGGTCAGACGGGTGAGTCAAGACAATCAGGGCAAGCGAACGGCAGGGGTGGATGGTATTAAATCACTCACCCCAGAACAACGGCTCGAACTGGTTAGTCAACTGAGACTCCTTGGGCGGGCAAAACCGACGCGCCGAGTTTGGATCCCTAAACCCGGAGGCAAAGCGGAAAAACGCCCGCTTGGAATTCCCACCCTCGCCGACCGCGCCTTACAAGCGCTGGTCAAACTGGCGCTAGAGCCAGAATGGGAAGCCCGCTTTGAAGCAAACTCCTACGGGTTCCGACCCGGACGGGGATGTCATGATGCAATTGAAGCGATATACAATGGCATATTGCTGAAGGCCAAATATGTGCTCGATGCCGATATCTCGAAGTGTTTCGACCAAATTGATCAAGATGCGCTGTTAGCCAAGATCAATACCTTTGCGACACTACGCCGCCAAATCAGGGCGTGGCTGAAGTCAGGGGTATGGGATCAAGGACAATGGTTTGCGACAACCACTGGAACACCTCAAGGGGGCGTGTTGTCGCCATTACTGGCAAATATTGCCCTACATGGTATGGAAACCCTCATCAAACAAGCATTTCCAAAAACTTGGGATGCTCAAATGAAAGGGCACATCCAACCCCCCCATCTGATTCGCTATGCGGATGATTTTGTGGTGTTCCACGCCGACCTAACCATTGTGCAGCAGTGCCAACAAATCCTGGTGGAATGGCTAGCGCAAATGGGTCTCACCCTACACCCAGAGAAAACTCGAATCACCCATACGTTGCATCCGCACGAGGGACATATTGGATTCGATTTCTTGGGTTTCACCGTGCGCCAATTTCCGGCAGGCAAACATCACACGGCACACAATGCCTACGGCACCCCGCTAGGCTTCAAAACCCTGATTCAACCGAGTCGAACCAGTATCCAACGTCATCAGCAGAAGTTAAAGCAGATCCTCCAACGGCACCAGGCAGCGACTCAATCTCAATTGATTGATGCCCTCAACCCGGTGATCATCGGATGGTCGAACTACTTCTCGACCGGAGTCAGTTCTCACGCCTACCAAGGGCTGGATAACTGGTTATATATTCAGTTGAAAAACTGGGCAACCCATCGCCATCCTCGTAAAAGTCAACACTGGATTGCCCATCGGTATTGGCTGATTGACCGAGATGAAGGATGGACGTTTGCTGCATCCACACCGGAGGGTATCCAACGCTTAGCAAGACATAGTCACACCGCGATTCAGCGGCATATCAAGGTTCAAGGTCAACGCTCAGTGTTTGATGCCGACTGGATTTACTGGAGTACCCGCATGGGACGACATCCTCAAGTCAATCAGCGCGTTGCTCGCTTGCTGAAACGACAACAAGGGAAATGTGCCGTCTGCCATCTGTTCTTTAAGGACAGAGATTTGCTGGAAATCGACCATTTCATCCCGCGCGCCCAAGGTGGAAAGGATGAAATCAACAATCTCCAGCTCCTTCATCGTCATTGTCACGACGTAAAATCGGCTAATGATAGCCGATGA
- the hisG gene encoding ATP phosphoribosyltransferase, with amino-acid sequence MLTIALPKGALLEETIRRFQAVGIDFSAFQDSSNRQLQIEDPSGRTRGLLVRAQDVPVYVEYGQAQLGIVGYDVLREKHPQVAHLADLSFGDCRLSVAVKADSPYRSALDLPPHSRVASKFINCARDYFQDIDLPVDIVPLYGSVELGPITGMSEAIVDLVSTGRTLRENNLMELEVLYHSTARLIAHPLSYRLNVDGLGNVIEALRQSSLVPASVN; translated from the coding sequence ATGTTGACCATTGCCCTGCCAAAGGGAGCCCTATTGGAAGAGACCATTCGCCGCTTCCAAGCAGTCGGCATCGACTTTAGTGCCTTTCAAGACTCATCCAACCGCCAATTGCAAATTGAAGATCCCAGCGGACGGACCAGGGGGCTGCTGGTACGAGCCCAGGATGTGCCAGTTTACGTCGAATATGGCCAGGCTCAACTCGGTATTGTCGGCTATGATGTGCTGCGGGAGAAACACCCCCAAGTGGCTCATTTGGCAGACCTAAGCTTTGGTGATTGCCGTCTATCGGTCGCGGTCAAGGCCGATAGCCCTTATCGATCGGCTCTAGATCTCCCCCCTCACAGCCGGGTTGCCTCTAAGTTTATTAATTGCGCTCGAGACTATTTCCAAGATATCGACCTGCCAGTGGATATTGTGCCCCTGTATGGTTCCGTAGAACTTGGCCCCATTACCGGCATGTCAGAAGCCATCGTAGATTTGGTCTCCACAGGGCGTACCCTGAGAGAAAACAATCTGATGGAATTAGAAGTGCTGTATCACAGCACTGCCCGACTGATTGCCCATCCCCTGAGTTATCGATTGAACGTTGATGGCTTGGGAAATGTAATTGAAGCCCTGCGACAGTCATCGCTGGTGCCAGCTTCGGTTAACTAG
- the serA gene encoding phosphoglycerate dehydrogenase: MPKVLVSDSIDQAGLDILSQVAQVDVKTGLSPDELAAIISDYDALMIRSGTRVTKAVIEAGKQLKIIGRAGVGVDNVDVPMATRRGIVVVNSPEGNTIAAAEHALAMMLALSRHIAAADQSVKAGQWNRKQFTGVEVYKKTLGVVGLGKIGSHVANVGRALGMNLLAYDPFISSERADQLGCRLVDLDLLLREADYVSLHVPKMPETMHLINEQTLAIMKPTARLINCSRGGVIDEIALANALKQGQIAGAALDVYEEEPLGNSPLKQLDKNVILTPHLGASTEEAQVNVATDVAEQIRDVLLGLPARSAVNIPGLRAEVLDKLRPYLQLSETLGNLVGQLAGGRVESLSVRLQGDIANHDSQPIMIAALKGLLSHALQERVNYVNASIEAKERGIHVVETRDAAVKDYTGSLQLMAKGSLGEHSVTGVLLGGDEIRITDIDEFPINVPPTRYMLFTLHRDMPGIIGKIGSLLGSFNVNIASMQVGRKIVRGDAVMVLSIDDPLPEGILSEITKVPGIRDAYTVSL, from the coding sequence ATGCCTAAGGTTCTTGTTTCCGACTCTATCGATCAAGCTGGACTTGATATTCTCTCTCAGGTAGCTCAGGTCGACGTGAAAACCGGCCTGTCTCCCGACGAACTGGCTGCGATCATTTCTGATTATGACGCCCTGATGATTCGCTCGGGTACCCGGGTGACGAAAGCGGTCATCGAAGCCGGTAAACAACTCAAAATCATTGGTCGAGCTGGGGTTGGGGTCGACAACGTCGACGTGCCCATGGCCACTCGCCGCGGCATTGTGGTGGTCAACTCGCCGGAAGGAAACACCATTGCGGCGGCTGAACATGCCCTAGCCATGATGCTGGCCCTGTCTCGTCATATCGCCGCGGCTGACCAGTCCGTTAAAGCTGGCCAATGGAATCGCAAGCAATTTACCGGGGTAGAAGTTTATAAAAAGACCCTGGGAGTCGTCGGTTTAGGAAAAATCGGCTCCCACGTGGCCAACGTGGGGCGAGCCCTGGGGATGAATTTGTTGGCCTATGATCCCTTCATCTCATCGGAACGGGCCGATCAACTGGGCTGTCGTTTAGTGGATCTAGATCTGCTGCTGCGGGAAGCCGACTACGTCAGTCTGCACGTGCCGAAGATGCCAGAGACCATGCATCTGATTAATGAGCAGACCCTGGCGATCATGAAACCCACGGCCCGCCTGATTAACTGCTCTCGCGGTGGCGTGATCGACGAAATTGCCCTGGCCAATGCCCTGAAACAGGGGCAAATTGCTGGCGCCGCCCTGGATGTCTATGAAGAGGAACCCCTAGGGAACTCTCCCCTAAAACAGCTGGACAAAAACGTCATTCTCACGCCCCATTTAGGTGCCTCTACCGAGGAGGCCCAAGTGAATGTGGCCACGGATGTAGCGGAGCAAATTCGCGATGTGCTGCTAGGGCTACCGGCTCGTTCTGCCGTTAACATCCCCGGACTGCGGGCGGAAGTGCTGGATAAGCTGCGGCCCTATCTACAGTTGTCAGAAACCCTGGGCAACCTGGTGGGACAACTGGCTGGGGGCCGGGTGGAATCCCTCAGTGTGCGACTCCAGGGTGATATTGCCAACCACGACAGCCAACCGATCATGATTGCCGCCTTGAAGGGGCTGCTATCCCATGCTCTGCAGGAACGGGTCAACTATGTCAACGCCAGTATCGAGGCCAAAGAGCGGGGCATTCATGTGGTGGAGACCCGAGACGCCGCCGTGAAAGACTACACTGGCTCTCTGCAGTTGATGGCCAAGGGCTCTTTGGGCGAACACTCCGTGACCGGGGTACTACTGGGGGGCGATGAGATTCGCATCACCGATATCGACGAATTTCCGATCAATGTGCCGCCAACTCGCTATATGCTGTTTACCCTGCACCGGGATATGCCCGGTATCATTGGCAAGATAGGGTCTCTGCTGGGCAGTTTTAATGTCAACATTGCCAGTATGCAAGTGGGCCGTAAGATCGTACGGGGAGATGCGGTGATGGTGCTCAGTATTGACGATCCGCTACCAGAGGGCATTCTCTCGGAAATCACGAAGGTGCCGGGCATTCGTGATGCCTACACGGTAAGCCTTTGA
- the hemW gene encoding radical SAM family heme chaperone HemW, with translation MAASHSPCLRTCPPKAAYVHIPFCRRRCFYCDFPISVMGDSRRGETSRTVRQYVAWLQREIAATPPGPPLRTIFFGGGTPSLLDGSQLAMLLRSLRCRFGVEPGVEISVEMDPGTFTLEQLQHYRQLGVTRVSLGVQSFQNEQLQACGRTHRRAQIEQAIGWLQAVNLPSWSLDLISGLPGQTLASWQETLTEAIAHGSPHLSVYDLTLEPGTAFDRWYRPGQGPLPSDETTAAMYRLTQQLLVAAGYQHYEISNYAQPGHSCRHNRVYWQNRPYYGFGMGATSYVHGQRVSRPRTRRQYYGWVEQYEAQGGRHKEPLTSRQDQVLETLMLGLRLAEGVAIAPLIPLAGTSLVSILARCLRPYIDKGWVLIDGDKDDTITADSRIRLRDPEGFLMSNTILTALFAALTPAPQSCPQS, from the coding sequence ATGGCTGCCTCCCATTCCCCTTGCCTGCGGACTTGTCCGCCGAAGGCGGCCTATGTGCATATTCCGTTTTGCCGGCGTCGATGCTTCTACTGTGATTTTCCTATCTCGGTGATGGGCGATAGTCGGCGGGGAGAGACCTCGAGAACAGTGCGCCAGTATGTTGCCTGGTTGCAGCGGGAAATCGCAGCGACGCCGCCAGGGCCGCCACTGCGGACAATCTTTTTTGGTGGGGGGACCCCTTCCCTGTTGGATGGCTCCCAGCTGGCGATGCTATTGCGAAGCTTGCGGTGCCGCTTCGGCGTTGAGCCGGGGGTGGAGATCTCGGTGGAGATGGATCCAGGCACCTTCACCCTAGAGCAGCTACAGCACTACCGCCAATTAGGGGTGACTCGTGTCAGTTTGGGGGTGCAGTCGTTCCAGAATGAGCAGTTGCAAGCCTGTGGTCGCACCCATCGTCGGGCTCAAATTGAGCAAGCCATTGGTTGGTTGCAGGCAGTTAACCTGCCCAGTTGGAGTTTGGATCTGATCTCGGGCTTGCCGGGGCAGACCCTGGCCAGTTGGCAAGAGACTCTGACCGAGGCAATCGCCCATGGATCGCCGCACCTGTCGGTCTATGACTTGACTCTGGAACCCGGCACTGCCTTTGATCGGTGGTATCGTCCTGGGCAAGGGCCATTACCTAGTGATGAGACTACTGCGGCCATGTATCGCCTAACTCAGCAACTTCTGGTGGCTGCGGGCTATCAACATTATGAGATTTCCAACTATGCTCAGCCGGGGCATTCTTGTCGCCATAACCGTGTCTATTGGCAGAACCGTCCCTACTATGGCTTTGGCATGGGGGCGACGAGCTATGTCCATGGCCAACGGGTGAGTCGGCCCCGTACACGCCGCCAATACTATGGCTGGGTGGAGCAGTATGAGGCCCAAGGGGGGCGGCATAAAGAGCCGCTGACCTCTCGCCAAGATCAGGTCTTGGAGACCCTGATGCTGGGCTTGCGGCTGGCGGAGGGAGTTGCGATCGCACCATTAATTCCCCTAGCCGGGACCTCCCTGGTTTCCATCCTCGCTCGCTGTCTGAGACCCTACATCGATAAGGGCTGGGTACTCATTGATGGCGATAAAGACGATACTATCACCGCAGACAGCCGCATCCGACTGCGGGACCCAGAGGGTTTCCTCATGTCCAACACGATTTTGACTGCTCTCTTTGCAGCCCTTACCCCTGCCCCCCAATCGTGCCCCCAATCGTGA
- the prmA gene encoding 50S ribosomal protein L11 methyltransferase — translation MNSWWDIQVVCDAALEDIVFWRFDLLGSQGTSSQRKGQARLIQTYFPQQRFELLDLAAVALLLRQDALCAELPLPRVDWSLIDDEDWSKSWKQHWQPQAIGDRLLILPAWLSPPADVDRQILRLDPGVAFGTGTHATTQLCLESLEMRLSDPTAAPVVADIGCGSGILAIAALLMGAQQVYAVDTDDMAVQSTRANLELNHLDPQRCLVTQGTLETLTKQLPGPVDGILCNILAEVILDLIPQMSDLAKPTSWGILSGILLDQSKLVADTLEQYGWVVATLWRRQEWCCLNIRRT, via the coding sequence GTGAATAGCTGGTGGGATATTCAAGTCGTCTGTGATGCCGCGTTAGAAGACATTGTCTTTTGGCGGTTTGACCTTCTGGGTAGCCAGGGGACGTCGAGCCAACGCAAGGGACAAGCCCGCTTGATTCAGACCTATTTCCCCCAGCAGCGGTTCGAGTTGTTGGACTTAGCGGCGGTGGCGCTGTTGCTGCGGCAAGATGCCCTCTGCGCTGAGCTGCCGTTGCCGAGGGTGGACTGGTCTCTGATCGATGACGAGGACTGGTCGAAGAGCTGGAAGCAGCACTGGCAGCCCCAGGCCATCGGAGACCGCCTCTTGATTCTGCCGGCCTGGTTGTCTCCCCCGGCCGATGTTGATCGTCAGATCCTCCGCCTCGACCCTGGGGTCGCCTTCGGCACCGGTACCCATGCCACCACTCAGCTCTGTCTAGAGTCCTTGGAAATGCGATTAAGTGATCCGACGGCGGCCCCGGTGGTAGCAGATATCGGCTGTGGATCTGGCATTCTCGCCATTGCAGCCTTGTTAATGGGAGCACAGCAGGTCTATGCCGTCGATACCGATGATATGGCAGTGCAATCGACCCGGGCCAATTTGGAGCTCAACCACTTGGACCCACAGCGCTGTCTGGTGACTCAGGGCACCTTGGAGACGTTGACGAAGCAGTTGCCGGGGCCGGTGGATGGCATCCTCTGTAATATTCTGGCTGAGGTGATTCTAGATTTGATTCCCCAGATGAGTGATTTGGCCAAACCCACCAGCTGGGGAATTCTCAGTGGCATTCTGTTGGATCAGTCTAAGCTGGTGGCTGATACCTTGGAGCAGTATGGCTGGGTGGTGGCTACTCTGTGGCGACGGCAGGAGTGGTGTTGTCTGAATATTCGCCGGACTTGA
- a CDS encoding methionine gamma-lyase family protein, producing the protein MERSKTLELSEQALFQIFSGFDLQVKNNLARVLVAFRQHRVGTHHFASVSGYGHNDLGRDTLDQVFATVMQAEAAAVRLQFVSGTHAIACALFGILRPGDEMLAVAGQPYDTLEEVIGTRGQGQGSLQEFGISYRQLSLTPRGTIDWATLADAVRSDTRLVLIQRSCGYSWRPSLTIDDIEEIVHVVKRQNPDTVCFVDNCYGEFVADREPPAVGADLIAGSLIKNPGGTIAPTGGYVAGRTEWVEAAAYRLTAPGIGRHGGTTLDQTRLLFQGLFLAPQMVGEAMKGNYLIAATCHGLGYPVNPAVNAAQRDVIQAVQLGSAEKLIAFCKAIQHYSPVESYVEPVPATMPGYDSDLVMAGGTFIDGSTAELSADGPLRPPYIVYCQGGTHWTHVALALEAAVAAIGPAH; encoded by the coding sequence CTGGTGGCGTTTCGCCAACATCGGGTAGGCACTCACCACTTTGCCAGTGTGTCTGGCTATGGCCACAATGATTTGGGTCGAGACACGCTAGATCAGGTCTTTGCCACGGTAATGCAGGCGGAAGCTGCAGCGGTGCGGCTGCAATTCGTTTCAGGAACCCATGCGATCGCATGTGCCCTATTCGGCATCTTGCGACCGGGAGATGAAATGTTAGCGGTGGCAGGTCAGCCTTACGACACCCTAGAAGAAGTCATTGGCACTCGAGGCCAGGGACAAGGATCCCTACAGGAATTTGGCATTAGTTATCGACAGTTATCGCTGACTCCCAGGGGCACAATTGATTGGGCGACCTTGGCTGACGCTGTTCGATCCGATACACGGTTAGTGTTAATTCAGCGATCCTGCGGATATAGCTGGCGGCCCAGTCTCACCATAGACGATATCGAGGAGATCGTGCACGTGGTAAAACGGCAGAATCCTGATACCGTCTGCTTTGTAGACAATTGCTATGGTGAGTTCGTCGCCGATCGGGAACCCCCAGCCGTGGGCGCCGACTTAATCGCTGGGTCACTCATCAAAAACCCAGGCGGCACCATTGCTCCCACCGGTGGATATGTGGCTGGTCGCACCGAGTGGGTAGAGGCCGCCGCCTATCGTCTCACGGCCCCAGGCATTGGCCGCCACGGCGGCACTACCTTAGACCAAACCCGCCTCCTCTTTCAAGGCCTATTCCTGGCCCCGCAAATGGTAGGAGAAGCCATGAAGGGCAACTATCTTATTGCGGCCACCTGTCATGGCCTGGGCTATCCCGTCAATCCCGCCGTCAATGCCGCCCAACGGGATGTCATCCAGGCGGTGCAACTGGGCAGTGCCGAGAAACTAATTGCCTTCTGTAAAGCGATTCAGCACTATTCTCCAGTAGAGTCCTATGTGGAGCCGGTTCCCGCCACCATGCCTGGCTACGACAGCGATCTAGTCATGGCTGGTGGCACCTTTATCGATGGCAGCACCGCTGAACTGTCTGCCGATGGTCCCCTGCGTCCCCCCTACATTGTCTATTGTCAGGGCGGTACCCACTGGACCCATGTGGCTCTGGCCCTGGAGGCCGCCGTGGCCGCGATTGGACCAGCCCATTGA
- a CDS encoding PIN/TRAM domain-containing protein, translating into MLDALIVISFMLAGAGIGFYSVDLLPQRILQQVTNLEGLSSVTAGFGALLGTALGLVVQTSYRRLEKQVRDMPPDRLLTRAVGLVVGLLIANLMLAPLFLLPIPAEFVFIKPMMAVLGSVLFAVSGMNLVDTHGRSLLRIINPNSVESMLLAEGTLKPSTTKVLDTSCIIDGRIEGLLDTKFLEGQILVPQFVLQELQQVADASNDQKRVRGRRGLDILNRIRETYPNRVLINAADYEDIPTVDAKLVKLAQELNATLLTNDYNLNKVASFQDVDVLNINDLAQAIRPNYLPGDDIDLRIVKEGKEPQQGVGYLNDGTMVVVEEGRDHIGDELAVVVTGSLQTSAGRMIFARPKTSVVTS; encoded by the coding sequence ATGCTCGACGCACTAATTGTCATTTCATTCATGCTAGCTGGGGCGGGGATTGGCTTTTATTCAGTCGATTTGTTGCCCCAGCGCATCCTACAGCAGGTTACGAACTTGGAAGGCCTGAGTTCTGTTACCGCTGGATTTGGAGCCTTGTTGGGAACGGCCCTGGGGCTAGTGGTTCAAACCAGCTATCGACGCCTGGAAAAGCAAGTTCGTGATATGCCCCCGGATCGGCTGCTGACCAGAGCCGTTGGCCTAGTGGTGGGGCTATTGATTGCCAACCTGATGTTGGCGCCCCTATTCCTGCTGCCCATCCCCGCTGAGTTTGTGTTTATCAAGCCGATGATGGCGGTCTTGGGCAGTGTGTTGTTTGCTGTCTCTGGCATGAACTTGGTCGATACCCATGGGCGGTCTCTATTACGTATCATTAACCCCAACAGCGTCGAGTCCATGCTCTTGGCCGAAGGTACCCTCAAGCCCTCTACCACAAAGGTTCTCGATACCAGCTGCATCATTGATGGCCGCATAGAGGGACTCCTAGACACTAAGTTTTTAGAAGGGCAAATTCTGGTGCCTCAATTCGTGCTGCAGGAATTACAACAAGTGGCCGATGCGTCCAATGATCAAAAGCGAGTGCGGGGGCGACGGGGGCTCGATATTCTCAATCGTATTCGCGAGACCTATCCCAACCGTGTCTTGATCAATGCCGCTGACTACGAGGATATTCCCACCGTCGATGCCAAGTTGGTCAAGTTAGCCCAAGAACTCAACGCCACTCTCCTCACCAACGACTACAATCTCAACAAGGTGGCTAGCTTCCAAGACGTCGACGTACTGAATATCAATGACCTAGCCCAGGCCATTCGCCCCAATTATCTCCCTGGCGACGATATCGATCTGCGCATCGTCAAAGAAGGGAAGGAACCTCAGCAGGGCGTCGGCTACCTGAATGACGGCACCATGGTTGTCGTAGAGGAAGGTCGAGATCATATCGGCGATGAACTCGCAGTAGTGGTCACCGGCTCTCTACAGACCTCAGCCGGTCGCATGATCTTTGCTCGCCCTAAGACTTCCGTCGTTACCTCTTAG
- a CDS encoding homocysteine biosynthesis protein produces the protein MATIDTINDKIRRGQATVMTAAAFKAHVAEVGISQAAKTVDVVTTGTFEPMEASGAMLNLGHTDPPIKIRDCYLDGVPAYAGFGAVDLYLGASQMAQGSDNDEPRERGGGHVIADLVAGKSVHLQATGQVTDCYPRAAFETTISQHSINQFYLFNPRNLYQNFIVGVNGGERPLYTYLGPLQPRLGNAVYSNPGALAPLMNDPDLQVIGIGSRIFLGGGIGYVAWEGTQHFPLQKRLPNQTPIGPAATVALIGDAKQMQARWVRGCFFRGYGPSLMLGVGVPIPVLNEPVALGCAVRDSELVAPVVDFAIPRRVRPTFGMVSYAQLKAGRITIDGRPVRTAPLASLYLANQVAETLKQWIDAGHFQLTAPVAPLPCDRTFIPQDTWGRQVTLG, from the coding sequence ATGGCCACCATCGACACCATCAACGACAAGATCCGCCGGGGGCAAGCCACCGTCATGACGGCGGCGGCCTTCAAAGCCCACGTGGCCGAGGTGGGAATCTCCCAGGCAGCCAAGACGGTAGATGTGGTCACCACTGGCACCTTCGAGCCCATGGAAGCCTCGGGAGCCATGTTAAACCTGGGCCATACGGATCCTCCCATCAAAATCCGTGACTGCTATCTGGATGGGGTGCCAGCCTACGCTGGCTTCGGGGCAGTTGACCTCTACCTGGGGGCCAGCCAAATGGCCCAGGGCAGCGACAACGACGAGCCGCGGGAACGGGGCGGTGGCCATGTGATTGCCGACTTGGTGGCCGGTAAATCGGTGCATCTGCAGGCCACAGGGCAGGTCACCGATTGCTATCCCCGCGCCGCCTTCGAAACCACCATCAGCCAACACAGCATTAACCAGTTCTATCTGTTCAATCCCCGCAACCTCTATCAAAATTTCATCGTCGGCGTCAACGGCGGTGAGCGTCCCCTCTACACCTATCTCGGCCCGTTGCAGCCTCGCCTGGGCAATGCGGTCTACTCTAACCCAGGGGCTTTGGCGCCCCTGATGAATGACCCCGACCTCCAGGTGATTGGCATCGGCAGTCGCATCTTTCTGGGGGGAGGCATTGGCTATGTGGCCTGGGAAGGCACCCAGCATTTTCCCCTGCAAAAGCGGCTGCCCAACCAGACGCCCATTGGCCCGGCGGCGACGGTGGCCCTGATTGGCGACGCTAAGCAGATGCAGGCCCGCTGGGTCCGGGGCTGCTTCTTCCGCGGCTATGGCCCTTCCCTGATGTTAGGGGTGGGGGTACCGATCCCGGTCCTGAATGAACCGGTGGCGCTGGGTTGTGCCGTTCGAGACAGTGAGCTGGTGGCACCGGTGGTTGACTTTGCCATTCCCCGTCGGGTGCGCCCCACCTTCGGCATGGTCAGCTATGCCCAGCTTAAGGCTGGCCGCATTACCATCGACGGCCGCCCGGTGCGCACCGCCCCGCTAGCGAGCCTCTATCTGGCCAACCAGGTGGCTGAGACCCTGAAACAGTGGATTGATGCGGGGCACTTTCAGTTGACGGCCCCCGTGGCGCCGTTGCCATGCGATCGCACCTTCATCCCCCAAGACACCTGGGGCAGGCAGGTGACCCTAGGCTAA